GACTAAAGTCGTTACAGGAAGTGGAGAAGTCGCCACAATAGACTTTTCCTACTGGCGTGAGGGTCGCCATAAATTTCCCTTTTAGCTAGAAACAAAAGTTTAGTCTATATTTCGTGGCAACCTAAGTATACACGACTAAAATATTACTTTCCAAGGTGACTACACAAATCGCCACTAAACTACCACTTATCGCAACAAAAACCCTTACTTTTACATAAGtcggagaaaatgacaaaaatggtccctagTCTTTGATAGTAGGCTCAAATTAGTCTCTTAAGTATCAACTGAGCAGTTTTGCTCCTTTAAGTTTGCCGAAAATGAGCACTTTTAGTTCTCTTCAGACTGTTACTGAACCTTTGTTGTTTATGTATGGTGCAGACGCTGGATTCTGCCTTAAAGACTGTACCCAGAGATCGCCATGGGAAAATGTCAAAGGAATACCTACGAGTTGCACTTGATGTTGTTGCACCATCAGCTGGTTTACCTCCCATTGGTGCTGTTGACCAGGTATTTGTCCATTAAGGATTTAACTTATATGCACTAACAGTATTTGCATTTTTAACATATTAGCCCGTAATCTATCTTATTTTTCAAGTTACAAATCTCACTTTTTATGGATAGTTACATGTAGTTATCTTATTTATGAAgggtttttttcctttttgcccgTCAGCCGAAATTAATTAGGagcgctagccaaaatatacaaaacctatacattgattatgtatattttgtgtatacaatatgtatatttatatttaatatacaaaacctatacattttcTAGATATTATTCTTTTGAGCGGTCCAACGTTTAATTATCTCCTTTATATTTTATATGAATGTATAATGTTAAACTCGTCAACTAATAGATCACATTCTTGCTTTATTAAAAGCTGGTGTTGTGTATGACATAGTTGTATCTCCTTTGCAGATGGATAGGGTCGTCAACGAGGTGTGTAAGATGCTTGATGCTGATGACCGAAAGATGGTTAAAGAGGAAGAATTCAAGAAGTTGTTGACAGAAATACTTGGCAGCATAATGCTGCAATTAGAAGGAAATCCAGTTTCAGTGTCCACGAACTCTGTCGTGCACGAGCCTCTGGCTTCTTCCTCTACACTCTTGCAGCCTCCGTCTAATTCTGAGATGTAACAGATCTTATGGAAACTAGAACAAAAAGAATAACAGGGGATGTATTATGTAAATTTCTGTTAGAAATTAAAGGCTGAGAGATACTGCCTTATTAATACCGCATCCATTTGAGCAAATTAACTGTGACATGAGGTCTCTGAATACCTTAAAAGTTTGAATGAGTAGTCTTATTCTCATAATACTTTAAATATCATCAACTATTGGCAGAGTAATTTAGCCAGTACAACCACATTCCAATAAACCAGAAGCATAAACTATCATCATAGTTACTACTCCTTCCGACCCAatttaatttatgtgaaggtgtttgattgACATGGAAtttaagagaaaaagaaagacttttgaaacttgtgagcTATGGAAtttaagagaaaaagaaagacttttgaaacttgtgagcTATGGAAtttaagagaaaaagaaagacttttgaaacttgttagCTAGAATAAGTTATAGAAAATTGTtgtagctataaatcatttcagtAAGGTTATATATGAAGTTATATTGTTATTAAATATGGAAAGATGTCATGATATTGAATGCATAATGCCAAAAGGGAAGAATTTGGAATTTTTGACAATCTTGATCGAACCTATTTTAGGTTCCAAGATCAAGATTCCCACTTTGTCTGCAAGTATGAGGTCATTTTGTGACTCATATACATGAATAATAAAATCTTGATGCAGGAGTAAGTCAACTCATGTTATTAGGATTGACATTTGGAGGATTAGTGTTAAACTATGAATTTATCGATCGATCAAAGATTGTAATCTTTACATGTTTAGCCATAAAAGCTTGTTTTCCTCGAAATCTCAACTAAAAAAAAGTTTAGTTTATTAATTTTCCTTAACAAAAAGTAAATAATATCTGAACTTCTGAAAGATAACTCGTGCTTTCTTTACCTTTCTTACATATTGCATGTTTGCCACCATACCTAAAGGATGTTGGAAAGGCCAAAAAGGCCTGTTGAAGATATTGGTTAAATATTCAAATATCATGACTTAGTAGTTAGTTGAGTATCTGAGAAAAAGTTCTATAGTTTATTGTGTGTTTGTCCTTTTTCATATGCCTGTTAACATACTGTTGATATTTCCAATGGTCTTGTGCTTTGTTACAACCAAACATGGTGGATTTAATTCCAAGATAGAATGCTCTATATGCTATTAAAATCTTCTTTTCTGTTCTTAGTAAACATCATGAAAAGTTTGTCTCATTATAATTTATATCTCCCATTCTACTTCTGAAGAACTATATCTCTGTTCGAAATTGCCTTTTCAGAAAGGACCATGGACTTGATCAGTTTTGGAACAGGGTGTTTTCCTCTGATGATGGTTCTGATAATTACTATGTGCAATCTTTCAGGCAACGCCCTTTtccttattttctttctttttgcttCTATTTTGCAAATAGTAAATAACCTAGCCACTTGTTTTTCTGTTAAGTTGGGTGCTTTTTCTTAATTCCAGATTGCTATGATCCTTTGGATCCTACTGGAAACATTGCAGTTACATACGACATTGTTAGATGGACGGAAGATGGTTACCAGGTCAGAAAAATAAGAATTACTTCTAATATCTAGTACTTATTTTTGTATGCCCAAATGCAAGAATTTTGTGAATTCAATAATATCCATTGATGCCTGGGGAAAGTGGAGTATATTGTGGTAGAAAGCTTCATAGAAATGATTTCAGAATCCAGCTGCATGTTGTGTATGAGATAGATTTAAATTCCTTCACAGCAGAAGTAAAAGTTCATAACTACGACAATTTGAACATGTTCGAAAGCCTGTGGGGTTGAGCTACCTTTTAGAGTTCAGTTAGGCCCAACATCAATTTTCTTAGCATGATAATAGAGACATGGTTTACCAGGCCTGGCCGTGCTATTGAGTTTGGGTTTTGGGGAGGGGGCCTAATCTCATGAGCTaacttttgaggttgagttaAGTCCGAAGTCATATTCGTTGAGGCcaaagtttatatatatatatatatattcatcagtTTATATTAGTAATTCTTTGCTCTCTAATTTGACTATAATGCTTCAGGCAAGGATAACCATTCAAAACTACTATCAGTATAGGCACGTCGAGAAACCGGGATGGCGACTAGGGTGGATATGGACAGCTAATGAGGTCATTTGGTCAATGTCTGGTGCTTTTGCCACTCAACAAGGGAATTGTTCAACCTTCAAGTCCGAAATTCCTCATTGTTGCAAGAAAGATCCTATTATAGTCGATCTCGCACCAGAAGCTCCACCAGAGAAAAGATCAGATGGCTGCTGTCATGGTGGATTTCTTGCTGCCTCAGCTATCAATCCTTCCAATTCTTTCGCGTCCTTTGAGATGAAAGTTGGAAACTTGAGGGGAAATTATACAGCTCACAAGCCTCTAAATCTCACTCTAATGGCTCCAGGACGTGGTTATACTTGTGATGATTTTGTGGACACTGATCCAACGACATCTTCGGTTATAGAAGGAAAAAGACAAGAACAAGTTATCAGTAAGTACTTTGTTGGAACCTTAATGTAAAATGTTTGATCAATATCACTTAATCACCTTTATTCTTTGTTATTACTTTCAGGGACATGGAAATCAACATGCACATACTCATCTTTCTTAGCCAACAAATCGCCAACCTGTTGTGTTTCTCTTTCAACATTTTACAATCCTGAGATAACACCATGTCGTTTGTGTAGCTGTGGATGTAAATTAGCTGACAATGAGGCAAAATCATGCATTGGGTTTGTAACTAAACAAAACAGCCTTTTAACAAATACTTCAATGTTGCCCATTTTGCAtaggttgttgattttgttgtggTTTATATACGTGGAACAGACAAAGTTCGTCATCACCATATGAGCGCGAGCTACTTCAGTGCACTGATCATATGTGTCCACTTGGGGTTCACTGGCACATTAAGAAGAATTATAGGAATCATTGGAGGGTGAAACTGACCGTTTCCAATTACAACTTAGGTAAAAACTATTCCAACTGGAATGTGGTAGTTCAACATCCTGGTTTTGGCCAGCAAGCAACTGTCTTCAGCTTCAACAATACAATGCTCCCAACTGTTGGTGTCCCGGGTATTTGCTCTACATTAAAAGTCACATTACAGTAGCTGAACTTTACACACTATAACAGTAAAATTCAAAACAATTTTTCATATTAAAGTAACCGAACCACTATTATAGTAAGTGACAAAACTTTATCAACTATAACAATAAAGTTTCTTAACGAACAATGGGTAAGTTTTGTCGTTATAGTGG
The sequence above is a segment of the Lycium barbarum isolate Lr01 chromosome 6, ASM1917538v2, whole genome shotgun sequence genome. Coding sequences within it:
- the LOC132599277 gene encoding COBRA-like protein 1, giving the protein MDLISFGTGCFPLMMVLIITMCNLSDCYDPLDPTGNIAVTYDIVRWTEDGYQARITIQNYYQYRHVEKPGWRLGWIWTANEVIWSMSGAFATQQGNCSTFKSEIPHCCKKDPIIVDLAPEAPPEKRSDGCCHGGFLAASAINPSNSFASFEMKVGNLRGNYTAHKPLNLTLMAPGRGYTCDDFVDTDPTTSSVIEGKRQEQVIRTWKSTCTYSSFLANKSPTCCVSLSTFYNPEITPCRLCSCGCKLADNEAKSCIGQSSSSPYERELLQCTDHMCPLGVHWHIKKNYRNHWRVKLTVSNYNLGKNYSNWNVVVQHPGFGQQATVFSFNNTMLPTVGVPDEVALFWGLDFYNDALLQAEEKQVGSVTTEILLLKDMNSFTLSNGWAFPRRVYFNGENCEMPLPQTFPMLPNGCSKKKPYSSHLSVLVLVYLTYTTL